In the genome of Croceimicrobium hydrocarbonivorans, one region contains:
- the dnaA gene encoding chromosomal replication initiator protein DnaA, which produces MELTAKTVWDNCLSYIKDNISPQSYKTWFLPIKPLKLKDNVLSIQVPSKFFYEWLEENYIKLLKSAITRELGDDAKLVYSIVMENTYGNSKPYTVKIPSSNRGSLKNPKVNMPMEIGENGVKNPFIIPGLRKVHVESQLNPNYTFDNFVEGDCNRLARSAGYAVAKKPGGTSFNPLLLYGGNGLGKTHLAHAIGIEIKDRYPEKTVLYVSAEKFQQQFVEAIRTNNKNDFLHFYQMIDILIVDDVHSFAGKEKTQDAFFEIFNHLHQNSKQVILTSDRAPVDLQGMEQRLLSRFKWGLSADLQVPDLETRIAILNQKLYNDGVEMPADVIEYLAYSINSNVRELEGALISLLAQSSLNKKRITVELAKQMIDKFVKNTTREISIDYIQKVVCDYFDMPIELLKSKTRKREIVQARQLAMYFSKQLTKNSLASIGAQCGNKDHATVLHACRTVNNLTETDKRFRTYVEDLRKKLTLK; this is translated from the coding sequence ATGGAGCTGACTGCAAAGACAGTTTGGGATAATTGTCTGTCTTATATCAAAGACAATATTTCCCCTCAGAGTTACAAAACCTGGTTTTTGCCGATCAAGCCCTTAAAGCTCAAAGATAATGTCTTGAGTATTCAGGTGCCTAGTAAGTTTTTCTATGAATGGCTCGAGGAAAACTATATCAAACTCCTGAAAAGCGCGATCACGCGAGAGCTTGGCGATGATGCCAAACTGGTTTACAGCATTGTGATGGAAAACACCTACGGTAATAGCAAGCCTTATACCGTGAAAATTCCATCCAGTAACCGTGGTTCTTTAAAAAATCCAAAGGTGAATATGCCTATGGAAATCGGTGAAAACGGTGTTAAGAACCCATTTATCATTCCTGGCCTGCGTAAGGTTCACGTAGAATCGCAGCTTAATCCAAACTATACTTTCGACAATTTTGTTGAAGGAGACTGTAATCGCTTAGCCCGCTCTGCCGGTTATGCCGTGGCTAAGAAACCTGGTGGTACCTCCTTTAACCCTCTTTTGCTTTATGGCGGTAATGGATTGGGAAAAACCCATTTGGCGCATGCCATTGGGATTGAAATCAAAGATCGTTATCCGGAAAAAACCGTGCTCTACGTTAGTGCTGAGAAATTCCAGCAACAATTCGTAGAAGCAATTCGAACCAACAACAAAAACGACTTTTTGCACTTCTATCAGATGATCGATATTCTGATTGTTGATGATGTGCATTCATTTGCCGGAAAAGAGAAGACTCAAGACGCCTTCTTTGAAATTTTCAATCACCTGCATCAAAATAGTAAACAAGTAATCCTTACCTCAGATCGCGCACCCGTTGATCTGCAAGGAATGGAACAACGCTTATTATCTCGTTTTAAATGGGGATTAAGTGCCGACCTTCAAGTACCCGATTTAGAAACGCGAATCGCTATTCTAAATCAGAAATTGTACAATGACGGGGTGGAAATGCCCGCCGATGTAATCGAATACCTCGCCTATTCTATTAATTCGAATGTGCGTGAATTAGAAGGAGCTTTAATCTCCTTACTCGCACAGTCTTCTTTAAATAAGAAGCGCATTACTGTAGAATTAGCGAAACAGATGATCGATAAATTCGTGAAGAACACCACTCGCGAAATCAGCATCGATTACATCCAAAAGGTAGTTTGCGATTATTTTGATATGCCAATCGAGCTCTTAAAATCTAAGACTCGTAAAAGAGAAATTGTACAGGCCCGTCAATTAGCTATGTACTTCTCTAAACAACTAACCAAAAACTCACTGGCCAGTATTGGTGCCCAATGTGGAAACAAAGACCACGCAACGGTGCTTCACGCCTGCCGGACTGTAAATAATCTTACCGAAACGGATAAACGTTTCCGCACTTATGTGGAAGACCTTCGGAAGAAATTGACCTTGAAATAA
- a CDS encoding response regulator has protein sequence MTINHYWIVDDDPIARVLIRKKMSNEGLCEKFSEFQNGQEALKALKEAEENDTPDLIFLDLNMPIMDGWEFLEEARHKLENVHARVAILTSSISPDDWDRSQNIPGVSCFLNKPLNTAELLNRIDSSSRPNSI, from the coding sequence ATGACCATAAACCATTATTGGATTGTAGATGATGATCCCATTGCCCGAGTGCTTATTCGCAAGAAAATGAGCAATGAGGGTTTATGTGAGAAATTTTCAGAGTTCCAAAATGGACAGGAAGCTTTAAAAGCTTTAAAAGAAGCGGAAGAAAACGATACTCCAGATCTTATTTTTCTGGACTTAAATATGCCCATCATGGATGGCTGGGAATTTTTAGAAGAAGCGAGACACAAACTAGAGAATGTGCATGCCAGAGTGGCCATTCTGACCTCCTCTATCAGTCCCGATGATTGGGACCGTTCCCAAAACATTCCCGGTGTTTCTTGCTTCCTCAATAAACCACTTAATACGGCTGAACTTCTCAATCGAATAGATTCCAGCAGTCGGCCCAATTCCATTTAA